Proteins from a single region of Bacteroidota bacterium:
- a CDS encoding acyl-CoA thioesterase, which translates to MTPKTVSYSCTTVTQLVMPNDTNTMHNLMGGNLLKWMDVASAICASKHANKPSVTVSVDNVSFSRPIKIGDVVTINAKITRSFVTSMEIYIEVFKENFTIGSDRIRCNEAYFTFVALADDGHPIAVPEVIAETEEEKFRYERALRRRELRLILSGRMKANEATELKSIFFED; encoded by the coding sequence ATGACTCCAAAAACTGTTTCTTATTCCTGCACTACAGTAACCCAATTAGTAATGCCCAATGATACCAATACCATGCATAATCTGATGGGTGGTAATTTATTAAAATGGATGGATGTTGCCAGTGCAATTTGCGCAAGTAAACATGCCAATAAACCGTCGGTAACGGTGTCGGTAGATAATGTTTCTTTCAGCCGGCCAATTAAGATAGGAGATGTGGTAACTATCAATGCAAAGATTACCAGATCATTTGTTACTTCTATGGAAATTTATATTGAAGTATTTAAAGAAAATTTTACGATAGGGAGCGACCGTATTCGATGCAATGAAGCGTATTTTACTTTTGTTGCATTAGCAGATGACGGTCATCCGATTGCAGTACCGGAAGTAATTGCTGAAACTGAAGAAGAAAAATTTCGCTATGAAAGAGCATTGCGCCGTCGTGAGTTGCGATTGATTTTATCAGGCAGAATGAAAGCGAATGAAGCAACGGAATTAAAATCTATTTTCTTTGAAGATTAA
- a CDS encoding T9SS type A sorting domain-containing protein produces MKKIFLFFFLSASIFLNAQEIIIPVVVHIVYNNESQNISDAQVYSQIAALNRDYGATNADTILIPEALRDSITDMDLHFELVTADPLGNPTNGITRTESIITQWNLYSAGENNVEKIKSSSTNGIDPWNPECILNIWVCNFIVPGYAPPPGGDPEADGLVMHSHYFGNGDVFSLGSDSGRITVHWVGHWLGLHDMTSVDDLDYCIEDDPEPEAEDFNFMHFDILSDDCTLMFFQSQKDSVHNILATLRSEIGNCDYTSAILTSTTETLQIFPNPANDYLVIDGLQEGTLCKIFSMSGDCVLEIFANEKSIVLDISDFSKGLYVATFFNPAISYSNKPFIKQ; encoded by the coding sequence ATGAAAAAGATATTTCTGTTCTTCTTTTTATCTGCTTCCATATTTTTAAATGCACAAGAAATTATAATACCTGTTGTAGTGCATATTGTATATAATAATGAATCTCAAAATATTTCAGATGCGCAAGTGTATTCTCAAATAGCTGCACTTAATCGGGATTATGGTGCAACAAATGCAGATACGATTTTAATACCTGAAGCATTGCGGGATTCTATTACAGATATGGATTTGCATTTTGAATTGGTTACTGCTGATCCTTTGGGTAATCCAACAAATGGTATTACAAGAACGGAGAGTATAATTACACAATGGAATTTATATTCAGCCGGTGAAAACAATGTTGAGAAAATAAAATCTTCTTCTACTAATGGCATTGATCCCTGGAATCCTGAATGTATTCTGAATATTTGGGTGTGTAATTTCATTGTTCCTGGATATGCGCCTCCTCCGGGTGGCGATCCTGAAGCTGATGGATTGGTAATGCATTCTCATTATTTTGGAAATGGTGATGTTTTCTCTTTAGGTAGTGATAGTGGGAGAATAACAGTTCATTGGGTTGGTCATTGGTTGGGTTTGCATGATATGACTAGTGTGGATGATCTTGATTATTGTATTGAGGATGACCCGGAGCCGGAAGCCGAAGATTTTAATTTTATGCATTTTGATATTTTGAGTGATGATTGTACACTAATGTTTTTTCAGAGTCAAAAAGATAGCGTGCATAATATTCTTGCTACTTTAAGATCTGAAATAGGCAATTGTGATTATACAAGTGCAATATTAACTTCTACAACAGAAACGCTACAAATATTTCCGAATCCTGCGAATGATTATTTAGTAATTGATGGCCTACAAGAAGGTACACTTTGTAAAATATTTTCTATGTCGGGTGATTGTGTTTTGGAAATTTTTGCAAATGAAAAATCTATTGTTCTCGACATTAGTGATTTTTCAAAAGGTTTGTATGTTGCTACATTTTTTAATCCTGCTATTTCCTATTCAAATAAACCATTTATAAAACAATAA